Proteins encoded by one window of Polaribacter haliotis:
- a CDS encoding CusA/CzcA family heavy metal efflux RND transporter, with amino-acid sequence MINKIIDFSINNKFIIGLLTLTIIGAGIWSMTQVPIDAVPDITNNQVQVITQAPNLGTEDIEQIITYPVEIAMSNLPNVQEIRSVSRFGLSVVTIVFNDDMGTYLPRQLVAEKLNDIKEQIPAGFGEPSMGPISSGLGEIYQYTLKVKPEFKDKYSVTDLRTMQDWIVQRQMAMVEGVVEVNAIGGKIKQYEVAVDPNELRAIGLTITDVFEALENNNQNTGGAYIEKNHQANFIRGEGLARSLNDIKKIVVKNTNNIPITIGDIAKVQFGAAIRYGALTQDGEGEVVGGLVMMLKGANSNDVIENVKVRMAQIEKSLPKGVIIEPLLDRSKLIAETTSTVATNLIEGSLIVIFVLIFLLGNWRGGLIVASTIPLSLLFAFILMNGFDVWANLMSLGAIDFGIIVDGAVIIVESTVFLIASKILKKRKLTSKERDGVAADASKKMMNAAFFGQLIILIVFLPILALEGIEGKMFKPMALTFIFAMIGAMVLCLTYVPMMSALILRAPKSEKKSYGDKFVHWVEHKYQPILEKALKKGKLIIGVSVILFGITVFMFTRMGGEFIPQLDEGDIAFHAILKPGSSLTETIETTTKIEQIVKTKFPEVEKIVSRIGVAEIPTDPMPMDIADIFVILKPKSEWTSVNSKEELIEQMKEAVEIIPGVNYEFTQPIEMRFNELLEGVREDIAIKIYGEDINVLSQKAEEISKIIAGTEGIGDMKAEATTGLPQITITYNRNKLAQYGLQINKMNQLVQSAFAGGTAGIIFEGEKRFDLVVRLNATNRKNISDVQNLYINLPSGNQIPLREIADVSYKAGPMQISRDNTNRRTYVGINVRGRDVKSLVMEIKSKLDAQLELPTGYFIRYGGAFENLERASNRLLTVVPIALLLIFVLIYFALKSLPQTLMIYIAIPMATIGGVFALWLRDMPFSISAGVGFIVLFGVAVLNGLVMISGLNELKEEGVTNLKDRIIEGTKRRIRPIMLTAFTDVLGFLPMAISASAGAEVQRPLATVVIGGLLTSTLLTLFVLPILYHWVENKSFKLRANKKMIAATAMVVFLFLLPTKGNAQDINDTLPVISMQEAVNLAKENYPLLKQKQLEINKQEQLKNTAYDFGTTQIFTGGEEVNNGNGIYTTIGIGQNNIDVFGISVKKHLQKQRIQLAQKAFILSELDLELEVKKAWANALQSKRNYHLFKELDSIFSTFEKAVALNYEVEAISKLEYSAAKTQVLKIKNKLMQSKREFRIALQQLNLWLVTNTFYTVPNNFEISPEIDVDAFNPEKHPLYALAQSQFAEAEANYKAAKADNLPKLNLQGGLQKVNGNSGFYTYQAGISIPFLSGTNKAKVKTARIDKEIADTNIQFKKQEVQSKFKQSKENYQKWKKAWFFYKMEVLPLVKEQKVGALFAYKEGEIDYTRFTLLIKEAIQSEIEAQEALINYLESTFQLQYFKL; translated from the coding sequence ATGATTAATAAAATCATTGATTTTTCAATCAATAACAAATTTATAATTGGTTTGCTAACGCTTACCATTATCGGAGCTGGTATTTGGAGTATGACCCAAGTACCAATAGATGCAGTTCCAGATATTACAAATAACCAAGTACAGGTCATTACTCAAGCACCAAATTTAGGTACAGAAGATATTGAGCAAATTATTACTTATCCTGTAGAGATTGCTATGAGTAACCTACCTAATGTTCAAGAAATTCGTTCTGTATCTCGTTTTGGTTTGTCTGTAGTTACTATTGTTTTTAACGATGATATGGGGACATATTTACCTCGTCAATTAGTTGCTGAAAAATTGAACGACATCAAAGAACAAATACCTGCTGGTTTTGGTGAACCCTCTATGGGTCCAATTTCATCAGGTTTAGGCGAAATATATCAATATACATTAAAAGTAAAACCTGAATTTAAAGATAAATATTCTGTAACTGATTTACGTACGATGCAAGATTGGATTGTACAACGTCAAATGGCGATGGTAGAAGGTGTTGTAGAAGTAAATGCAATTGGAGGTAAAATAAAACAATATGAAGTCGCTGTTGACCCTAACGAATTACGTGCGATTGGACTAACCATTACCGACGTTTTTGAAGCACTGGAAAATAACAACCAAAATACTGGTGGTGCGTATATCGAAAAAAATCATCAAGCTAATTTCATTCGTGGAGAAGGATTAGCTCGTAGTTTAAATGATATAAAAAAAATTGTTGTAAAAAACACTAATAATATTCCTATTACTATTGGCGATATTGCCAAAGTACAATTTGGTGCTGCTATTCGTTATGGTGCATTAACACAAGATGGCGAAGGAGAAGTTGTAGGTGGTTTGGTAATGATGCTTAAAGGCGCTAATTCTAATGATGTAATAGAAAATGTTAAAGTTAGAATGGCTCAAATTGAAAAATCTTTGCCAAAAGGTGTGATAATTGAACCTTTATTAGACCGAAGTAAACTAATAGCTGAAACAACATCAACTGTAGCAACAAACCTTATTGAAGGTTCATTGATAGTCATTTTTGTCCTTATTTTCTTATTAGGAAACTGGCGTGGTGGCTTAATCGTTGCATCAACCATTCCGCTATCATTATTATTTGCTTTTATATTGATGAATGGATTTGATGTTTGGGCGAATCTAATGAGTTTAGGTGCAATTGATTTTGGTATTATTGTAGATGGCGCAGTAATTATTGTAGAAAGCACCGTTTTTCTCATTGCATCAAAAATATTAAAGAAAAGGAAATTAACATCCAAAGAACGTGATGGCGTTGCAGCAGATGCTTCAAAAAAAATGATGAATGCTGCCTTTTTTGGTCAGCTTATTATTCTAATCGTATTTCTGCCAATATTGGCATTAGAGGGTATTGAAGGGAAAATGTTTAAACCTATGGCATTGACTTTCATTTTTGCAATGATTGGTGCAATGGTGCTGTGTTTGACTTATGTACCAATGATGTCCGCATTAATTTTAAGAGCTCCAAAATCAGAAAAAAAATCTTATGGAGATAAATTTGTGCATTGGGTTGAACATAAATACCAACCTATATTAGAAAAAGCATTAAAAAAGGGAAAACTAATAATTGGTGTTTCTGTTATTTTATTTGGAATTACTGTTTTTATGTTTACAAGAATGGGGGGCGAGTTCATACCTCAACTTGATGAAGGCGATATTGCTTTTCACGCTATTTTAAAACCTGGTAGTTCATTAACTGAAACTATTGAAACGACAACAAAGATTGAGCAAATTGTTAAAACAAAGTTTCCAGAAGTTGAAAAAATTGTAAGTCGAATTGGTGTTGCAGAAATACCTACAGATCCTATGCCTATGGATATTGCAGATATTTTTGTGATTTTAAAACCAAAAAGTGAATGGACTTCAGTTAATTCTAAAGAAGAACTCATTGAGCAAATGAAAGAAGCTGTTGAAATAATTCCTGGTGTAAATTACGAATTTACCCAACCAATTGAAATGCGTTTTAATGAATTATTAGAAGGTGTTAGAGAAGATATAGCTATAAAGATTTATGGTGAAGATATAAATGTATTATCTCAAAAAGCAGAAGAAATATCTAAAATTATTGCAGGTACAGAAGGTATTGGAGATATGAAAGCCGAAGCTACAACTGGCTTACCACAAATTACAATAACGTATAATAGAAATAAATTAGCTCAATATGGCCTTCAAATAAATAAAATGAACCAATTGGTACAATCTGCTTTTGCTGGTGGTACTGCAGGTATCATTTTTGAAGGAGAAAAAAGATTTGATTTAGTAGTAAGATTAAATGCTACCAATCGTAAAAATATTTCTGATGTTCAAAATTTATACATCAATTTACCTTCTGGAAATCAAATTCCTCTTCGTGAAATTGCAGATGTAAGTTATAAAGCTGGCCCAATGCAAATAAGTAGAGATAATACAAATAGGAGAACCTATGTTGGAATAAATGTTAGAGGACGTGACGTAAAATCATTAGTAATGGAAATAAAATCAAAGTTAGATGCCCAATTAGAATTACCAACAGGTTATTTTATACGTTATGGTGGTGCTTTTGAGAATTTAGAACGCGCAAGTAATCGTTTACTAACAGTGGTACCAATTGCATTATTATTAATTTTTGTACTTATTTATTTTGCCTTAAAATCATTACCTCAAACTTTAATGATTTATATCGCAATACCAATGGCAACTATTGGAGGTGTTTTTGCATTATGGTTAAGAGATATGCCTTTTAGTATTTCTGCAGGTGTAGGTTTTATTGTGTTATTTGGTGTTGCAGTTTTAAACGGATTGGTTATGATTAGTGGTTTAAATGAACTAAAAGAAGAAGGTGTAACCAATTTAAAAGATAGAATTATAGAAGGCACAAAACGAAGAATTAGACCAATTATGTTAACTGCTTTTACAGATGTTTTAGGTTTTTTACCGATGGCAATTTCGGCATCAGCTGGTGCAGAAGTGCAACGACCTTTAGCAACGGTTGTAATTGGTGGTTTACTAACTTCTACACTGTTAACATTATTCGTTTTACCAATTTTATATCATTGGGTAGAAAACAAATCATTCAAATTGAGAGCTAACAAAAAAATGATTGCAGCAACAGCTATGGTAGTTTTTCTCTTTTTGTTACCTACAAAAGGAAACGCACAAGATATCAATGATACGTTGCCAGTTATTTCGATGCAAGAAGCTGTGAATTTAGCCAAAGAAAACTACCCTTTATTGAAACAAAAGCAATTAGAAATCAACAAACAAGAGCAGCTTAAAAATACAGCTTACGATTTTGGTACTACTCAAATTTTTACAGGAGGTGAAGAAGTTAATAATGGGAATGGCATTTATACAACTATAGGTATTGGTCAAAACAACATTGATGTGTTTGGTATTTCTGTAAAAAAACATTTGCAAAAACAACGCATTCAATTAGCTCAAAAAGCATTTATTCTTTCAGAATTAGATTTAGAATTGGAAGTAAAAAAAGCGTGGGCAAATGCACTACAAAGTAAAAGGAATTATCATTTATTCAAAGAGTTAGATTCTATTTTTTCAACTTTTGAAAAAGCAGTAGCATTAAATTATGAAGTAGAAGCTATTTCTAAATTAGAATACTCTGCAGCTAAAACTCAAGTACTAAAGATTAAAAACAAGTTGATGCAATCAAAAAGAGAATTTAGGATTGCATTACAACAACTAAATTTATGGCTAGTTACTAATACTTTCTATACCGTTCCTAATAATTTTGAAATATCGCCTGAAATAGATGTTGACGCTTTTAACCCAGAAAAACATCCTTTGTATGCTTTGGCACAATCACAATTTGCAGAAGCAGAAGCAAATTATAAGGCAGCAAAAGCAGATAATTTACCAAAACTAAACCTACAAGGTGGTTTACAAAAAGTAAATGGAAATTCAGGTTTTTACACATATCAAGCAGGTATTTCAATTCCTTTTTTATCAGGTACAAATAAAGCAAAAGTTAAAACTGCAAGAATAGATAAGGAAATTGCTGACACCAACATTCAGTTTAAAAAACAAGAAGTACAATCGAAGTTTAAACAATCAAAAGAGAATTATCAAAAATGGAAAAAAGCTTGGTTCTTCTATAAAATGGAGGTGTTACCTCTTGTAAAAGAACAAAAAGTGGGAGCTTTATTTGCTTATAAAGAAGGAGAGATAGATTACACGAGGTTTACACTACTCATAAAAGAAGCTATTCAATCTGAAATAGAAGCACAAGAAGCATTAATAAATTATTTAGAAAGCACATTCCAATTACAATATTTTAAACTTTAA
- a CDS encoding heavy-metal-associated domain-containing protein has product MKKVILSMVVIIAIVFTSCKNEAKKESNSATTTMSKEMAMKDISFGVRGNCGMCKRTIEKAANSVEGIANANWDKDKKLIKVSFDEGKTDVMSIHKAIAASGYDTEKVNGDLDAYEGLPGCCKYDHSMEMNQ; this is encoded by the coding sequence ATGAAGAAAGTAATTTTAAGTATGGTAGTTATTATAGCAATAGTGTTTACTAGTTGTAAAAACGAAGCCAAAAAAGAATCAAATTCAGCAACTACTACAATGTCTAAAGAAATGGCAATGAAAGATATTTCTTTTGGTGTTAGAGGTAACTGTGGAATGTGTAAAAGAACAATTGAAAAAGCAGCAAATAGTGTTGAGGGTATAGCAAATGCAAATTGGGATAAAGATAAAAAGCTAATAAAAGTATCCTTTGATGAAGGAAAAACAGATGTAATGTCAATTCATAAAGCAATTGCAGCTTCTGGTTATGATACTGAAAAAGTGAATGGAGATTTAGATGCTTATGAGGGGCTACCTGGTTGTTGTAAATATGATCATTCTATGGAAATGAACCAATAA
- a CDS encoding PepSY domain-containing protein: MVNRRAALKIRKTHRYLGLFLGVQFLFWTISGLYFSWSDIDEIHGDQFKNLKYQPQAFNNLISPSDLKIQNGINSIELRDINNSPFYWINKEQLYNAIDGSLKAEITKEEALYVAKNYMKKGLEVVDINLIDKTGKHHEYREKLLPAYVITYANDENIKAYVSIKDGKFQTVRHQSWRWFDFLWMTHTMDYEGRDNFNTIVLRAFSLLGLITVLSGFLLWFTSSPTIRKKLKKQSI; this comes from the coding sequence ATGGTAAACAGACGAGCAGCATTAAAAATTAGAAAGACACATCGTTACTTAGGTTTGTTTTTAGGAGTTCAATTTTTATTTTGGACAATTAGTGGTTTATATTTTAGTTGGTCAGATATTGATGAAATTCACGGAGATCAATTCAAAAATTTAAAATATCAACCACAGGCATTTAACAATCTTATTAGTCCATCAGATTTAAAAATTCAAAATGGTATCAATTCTATAGAGTTGAGAGACATTAATAATTCCCCATTTTATTGGATTAACAAAGAACAATTATACAATGCTATTGATGGTAGTTTAAAAGCTGAAATCACTAAAGAAGAAGCCCTTTATGTAGCTAAAAACTATATGAAAAAGGGTTTAGAAGTAGTTGACATCAATTTAATTGATAAAACAGGAAAACATCACGAATACAGAGAAAAACTACTACCTGCTTATGTAATTACCTACGCAAATGATGAGAACATAAAAGCCTATGTATCCATAAAAGATGGAAAATTTCAAACTGTTAGACATCAAAGTTGGAGATGGTTTGATTTTTTATGGATGACTCACACAATGGATTATGAAGGTAGAGATAATTTTAATACTATCGTTTTAAGAGCCTTTTCACTTTTAGGATTAATCACAGTTTTAAGTGGGTTTTTATTATGGTTTACTTCATCCCCTACAATTAGAAAAAAATTAAAAAAACAATCAATTTAG
- a CDS encoding efflux RND transporter periplasmic adaptor subunit translates to MKKYAIYIGILAIGLVLGWILFGNSSTQEPQHNHNETTNTNQKWTCSMHPQIMKSEPGDCPICGMDLIPAASNSDGLLADQFMLSNNAMALANIQTSIVDKGNQQDNFIKLSGKIVENEESNAVQVSYFSGRIEKLNVSFTGEKINKGQLLATIYSPELYAAQQELITAANLKESQPTLYKAVKSKLKLWKLNDMQITQIEASGKVIENFPVYATVSGTVSAKLVEQGDYIKQGQPLLKISKLSTVWGNFDVYENQINNFKKGQEVMVSTNAYANEEFKGKVDFIDPILNTKTRIVTLRVVLNNKHNKFKPGMFVEAKIKNRTGNKNNTVSIPSSAVLWTGKRSVVYIKQNTTKPVFEMREITLGKKLGDSYEVLEGLSNGDEIVTNGVFTIDAAAQLQGKKSMMNKVGGKVMTGHEGHLGMETTKTNKKDHSKMNERIKVSKIFQNQLENVFNSYIKLKDELVNEDANNAIIASTEILENISKVDMKQLTDKNAHNHWMSLEKEIKTSANSISKNSDIKIQREHFKHLSSHLISAIKLFGVNKKVFVEFCPMANNNKGAYWLSKQQKITNPYYGQAMLSCGEVKQILE, encoded by the coding sequence ATGAAAAAATACGCAATTTATATCGGAATATTAGCTATTGGTCTAGTATTAGGGTGGATACTTTTTGGTAATTCATCAACTCAAGAACCTCAACACAATCATAATGAAACAACAAATACAAACCAAAAATGGACGTGTTCTATGCATCCTCAAATTATGAAATCAGAACCTGGAGATTGCCCAATTTGTGGTATGGATTTAATTCCAGCTGCAAGTAATTCAGATGGTTTATTGGCAGATCAATTTATGTTATCAAATAATGCAATGGCACTGGCAAACATTCAAACTTCAATAGTAGACAAAGGCAATCAGCAAGACAATTTTATAAAACTGTCAGGAAAAATTGTAGAAAATGAAGAATCAAATGCAGTTCAAGTTAGTTATTTCTCTGGAAGGATAGAGAAATTAAATGTCAGTTTTACTGGTGAAAAAATTAATAAAGGACAACTTTTGGCAACTATCTATTCTCCAGAGTTATATGCCGCTCAACAAGAACTAATTACTGCAGCTAATTTAAAAGAATCACAACCTACTCTATATAAAGCTGTAAAAAGTAAATTAAAACTTTGGAAACTAAATGATATGCAAATAACCCAAATTGAAGCTTCAGGAAAAGTAATAGAGAACTTCCCTGTGTATGCAACAGTTTCTGGTACAGTTTCAGCAAAATTAGTAGAGCAAGGTGATTATATAAAACAAGGGCAACCACTTTTAAAGATTTCAAAACTAAGTACAGTTTGGGGTAATTTTGATGTGTATGAAAATCAAATAAACAACTTTAAAAAAGGGCAAGAAGTTATGGTATCAACAAATGCTTATGCTAATGAAGAGTTTAAAGGGAAAGTAGATTTTATAGACCCAATTTTAAATACCAAAACAAGAATAGTAACATTAAGAGTTGTTTTAAATAACAAGCATAATAAGTTTAAACCAGGAATGTTTGTTGAAGCTAAAATCAAAAATAGAACAGGTAACAAAAATAATACTGTAAGCATACCTTCTTCTGCTGTTTTATGGACAGGAAAAAGATCTGTTGTTTATATAAAACAAAATACAACTAAGCCAGTTTTTGAAATGCGTGAAATTACGTTAGGAAAAAAATTAGGTGATAGTTATGAAGTTTTAGAGGGCTTAAGTAATGGTGATGAAATTGTAACAAATGGTGTTTTCACTATTGATGCAGCAGCGCAATTACAAGGTAAGAAATCTATGATGAATAAAGTGGGTGGTAAAGTAATGACAGGTCACGAAGGTCATTTAGGTATGGAAACTACCAAAACCAATAAAAAAGACCACTCTAAAATGAATGAGCGTATCAAAGTTTCAAAGATTTTTCAAAATCAGTTAGAAAATGTATTTAATAGCTACATAAAATTAAAAGATGAATTGGTTAATGAGGATGCTAATAATGCAATCATAGCATCAACAGAAATATTAGAAAATATATCTAAAGTTGATATGAAACAATTAACGGATAAGAACGCTCATAATCATTGGATGTCATTAGAAAAAGAAATAAAAACTTCTGCCAACTCAATTTCAAAAAATTCTGATATCAAAATACAAAGAGAGCATTTTAAGCATCTTTCATCGCACTTAATTAGTGCAATAAAACTATTTGGAGTTAATAAAAAAGTCTTTGTAGAATTTTGCCCAATGGCAAATAACAATAAAGGGGCATATTGGTTAAGCAAACAGCAAAAAATAACAAATCCTTATTATGGTCAGGCAATGTTAAGCTGTGGAGAAGTAAAACAAATATTAGAGTAA
- a CDS encoding DUF6660 family protein produces MKYLTFILSLYILALNLAPCEDYAALDNEVKTENLQATNSDHQHQDLDLCSPFCICQCCHINTIDFKFVDVNIISYYISTQDFFYQNGTEKDFTSSILQPPRA; encoded by the coding sequence ATGAAATATTTAACCTTCATATTATCGCTTTATATTTTAGCTCTTAATTTAGCACCTTGCGAAGATTATGCTGCGCTTGATAATGAGGTTAAAACAGAAAATTTACAAGCAACAAACAGTGATCATCAACATCAAGATTTAGACTTATGCTCTCCTTTTTGTATTTGTCAATGTTGTCATATTAATACAATAGATTTCAAATTTGTAGATGTAAATATTATCTCATACTACATTTCTACCCAAGACTTTTTCTACCAAAATGGTACAGAAAAAGACTTTACTTCTTCAATTTTACAGCCACCAAGGGCTTAA